A window of Lacibacter sediminis contains these coding sequences:
- the gmk gene encoding guanylate kinase — MEQEYHKIIIITAPSGAGKTSITRQLMKHFPQLAFSISAATRKPRAHEKDGVDYHFMSTEAFQQKIHENAFMEWEMVYEGNYYGTLKSEMERIWSNGQIPVLDIDVKGAIHVQDLYPKQILTIFIEPPSIEELKRRLESRGTETADSLQARVSKASYEISFKHSFQHVIVNDNLEKAIAEATAIVGAFIQAE; from the coding sequence ATGGAACAGGAATATCATAAGATCATCATCATTACCGCTCCTTCAGGTGCCGGAAAAACCTCCATCACAAGACAACTGATGAAGCATTTCCCGCAACTTGCGTTTTCTATTTCAGCAGCTACACGCAAGCCAAGAGCGCATGAAAAAGATGGTGTTGATTATCATTTCATGAGCACAGAAGCTTTTCAACAAAAAATTCATGAAAATGCTTTTATGGAATGGGAAATGGTGTACGAAGGAAATTATTATGGCACCCTCAAAAGTGAAATGGAACGCATCTGGAGCAACGGACAAATTCCGGTACTCGATATTGATGTGAAGGGTGCTATTCATGTGCAGGACCTGTATCCGAAACAAATACTCACCATTTTCATTGAGCCGCCATCCATTGAAGAATTGAAAAGGAGGTTAGAAAGTCGTGGTACAGAAACAGCCGATTCACTCCAGGCACGTGTTAGTAAAGCCTCTTACGAAATATCATTCAAGCATTCATTTCAGCACGTAATCGTTAACGACAATCTTGAAAAAGCCATTGCAGAAGCTACTGCTATTGTCGGGGCATTCATACAAGCTGAGTAA
- a CDS encoding SDR family NAD(P)-dependent oxidoreductase has product MNWENTVAIITGAGTGIGKATKDLLRSKGCIVYNLDFTDNDETDQQYFISCDVRNRQQVNDAVDKVISAEKQIDFLFANAGIHLFATLEQTSDEELQRVVYTNLFGVYYTLQKVIPVMKAQQKGSVVLMGSDQSFIGKAASSVYGMTKGAIAQLAKSTTIDYAPFNIRVNCICPGTIDTPLLHNAVDRFSQLSNATKEEIYKSLDTIQPMGRIGKPEEIAKTVAFLLSDESSFTTGSLIAVDGGYVCQ; this is encoded by the coding sequence ATGAACTGGGAAAACACAGTTGCTATCATCACCGGTGCTGGAACAGGTATTGGCAAAGCCACCAAAGATCTCTTACGCAGCAAAGGCTGCATCGTTTACAATCTCGATTTTACCGACAATGACGAAACCGATCAACAGTATTTCATTTCCTGCGATGTACGCAACCGGCAACAGGTGAATGATGCTGTTGACAAAGTAATTTCTGCCGAAAAGCAAATTGATTTTCTCTTTGCCAATGCCGGCATTCATCTTTTTGCAACGCTTGAACAAACCAGCGATGAAGAATTACAACGTGTGGTTTACACAAATTTGTTTGGTGTGTATTATACATTGCAAAAAGTGATTCCGGTTATGAAAGCACAACAAAAGGGAAGTGTGGTATTGATGGGGTCGGATCAATCGTTTATTGGCAAAGCAGCAAGTTCTGTTTATGGCATGACGAAGGGAGCAATTGCCCAACTAGCCAAAAGTACTACCATCGATTATGCCCCATTCAACATACGTGTCAATTGTATTTGTCCCGGCACTATTGATACGCCGTTACTGCATAACGCAGTGGATCGTTTTTCGCAATTGAGCAATGCTACCAAAGAGGAGATCTATAAAAGTTTAGACACAATTCAACCAATGGGGCGCATTGGAAAGCCGGAGGAAATTGCAAAAACCGTTGCCTTTCTGTTGAGTGATGAAAGCAGCTTTACCACCGGAAGCCTTATAGCTGTTGATGGTGGTTATGTTTGCCAGTAA
- a CDS encoding DUF5606 family protein, translating into MEYGKLIAVTGMPGLFELVSSKSDGAIVRSLDDNSTKFASTRQHQFSHLESIEVYTVRDNVNLTDIFKAMESAGGKLPDEKDAKAIKTYFEKVYPDLDFERVYTSDMKKMVKWYGIISAKGIEIKLTEVAEEEAPVEEAVVEEEAKPAKKAAKKKAEPKAEEVATEEAPKKKAAAKKKKED; encoded by the coding sequence ATGGAATACGGAAAATTAATTGCAGTTACCGGAATGCCCGGATTGTTCGAATTAGTAAGCAGCAAAAGCGACGGCGCTATTGTGCGTTCACTCGATGATAACTCAACAAAGTTTGCATCTACCCGTCAACACCAGTTCTCACACCTGGAAAGTATTGAAGTGTACACTGTTCGTGACAATGTAAACCTTACGGATATTTTCAAAGCCATGGAAAGTGCAGGTGGTAAGTTGCCCGATGAAAAAGATGCAAAGGCCATTAAAACTTATTTCGAAAAAGTATACCCCGATCTGGATTTTGAACGTGTGTATACCAGCGATATGAAGAAGATGGTGAAGTGGTACGGCATCATCAGTGCAAAAGGAATTGAAATTAAATTAACCGAGGTGGCTGAGGAAGAAGCACCTGTTGAAGAAGCGGTGGTTGAAGAAGAAGCGAAACCGGCAAAGAAAGCAGCAAAGAAGAAAGCTGAGCCAAAAGCAGAGGAAGTTGCTACTGAAGAAGCGCCCAAAAAGAAGGCTGCTGCTAAAAAGAAGAAAGAAGATTAA
- a CDS encoding M3 family oligoendopeptidase has translation MTLTADIKPIERKFLPKDFTITTWETLEPYFKQLLEQPINSKGELEQWLQNSSELEAVISEDACWRQVRMTCDTENKQLEEAFNYFYIEIAPKMQPYADKLNRKLVECEFTKELDADKYFTYLRSIKKSIDLFREANIPIMSELNVMQQQFGQIAGKMTVEVNGKEYTLQQAGKFLENPDRKLREEVYMKIQNRRYQDREALNALFDKLVEKRHQLALNADFKNYRDYKFKELGRFDYTPQDCFNFHEAVKQHVIPLVKIIYEEQRKAIGVDQLRPWDMDAEPEGIVPLQPFTNGTELTEKTIECFEQLNPFFADCLRKMNELKRFDLDSRKGKAPGGYNMPLAETGAPFIFMNAAGTLDDVTTMVHEGGHAVHSFLTHELELTGFKEYGAEIAEVASMAMELFSMEHWDIFFKDKEELRRAKFKQLERVLTILPWIARIDAFQHWLYENPAHTAEERGAKWMALANEYSTGLIDYSGLEQFRPYEWQRQLHLFEVPFYYIEYGIAQLGAIGLWMQFKRNQQVALQNYINALSLGGTKTLPQLYEAAGLKFDFSPSHIKTLMDFTKTEMDHLN, from the coding sequence ATGACGCTGACAGCAGATATTAAACCAATTGAGCGGAAATTCTTACCGAAAGATTTCACGATTACAACATGGGAAACACTTGAGCCTTATTTTAAACAGCTGCTTGAGCAACCTATTAATAGTAAAGGAGAACTTGAACAATGGCTACAAAACAGCAGTGAACTGGAAGCGGTCATCAGCGAAGATGCCTGCTGGCGTCAGGTGCGCATGACCTGCGATACCGAGAATAAGCAACTGGAAGAAGCTTTCAACTATTTCTACATTGAGATTGCACCGAAGATGCAACCCTATGCAGATAAGCTTAACCGCAAACTGGTTGAATGCGAATTCACCAAAGAACTGGATGCTGATAAATATTTCACGTACCTCCGGTCTATCAAAAAAAGTATTGATCTTTTTCGTGAAGCGAATATTCCGATCATGAGTGAACTGAATGTAATGCAGCAACAGTTCGGACAGATTGCCGGGAAGATGACAGTGGAAGTGAATGGTAAAGAATATACACTGCAACAGGCAGGAAAGTTTTTAGAAAATCCTGATCGCAAGTTGCGTGAAGAAGTGTACATGAAGATCCAGAACCGTCGCTACCAGGATCGGGAAGCATTGAATGCATTGTTTGATAAACTCGTTGAGAAACGTCATCAATTAGCATTGAATGCCGATTTTAAAAATTACCGTGATTATAAGTTTAAAGAACTCGGTCGTTTTGATTATACCCCACAGGATTGTTTCAATTTTCACGAAGCGGTAAAGCAACATGTGATTCCGCTGGTGAAAATTATTTATGAAGAACAACGCAAAGCAATTGGTGTTGATCAGTTGCGTCCCTGGGATATGGATGCAGAACCGGAAGGTATTGTGCCGTTACAACCGTTTACTAATGGAACAGAGTTGACAGAAAAAACAATTGAATGTTTCGAACAACTCAATCCATTCTTTGCGGATTGTTTGCGCAAGATGAATGAACTGAAACGATTTGATCTCGACAGCCGCAAAGGCAAAGCACCCGGCGGTTACAATATGCCGTTAGCTGAAACAGGTGCACCGTTTATTTTTATGAATGCAGCAGGTACACTCGATGATGTTACCACCATGGTGCACGAAGGCGGTCATGCTGTTCATTCATTCCTTACACATGAGCTTGAACTTACAGGCTTTAAAGAATATGGTGCTGAGATTGCTGAAGTGGCAAGTATGGCCATGGAACTCTTCAGCATGGAGCATTGGGATATTTTCTTTAAGGATAAAGAAGAGTTGCGTCGTGCAAAATTCAAACAACTGGAACGAGTGCTCACCATTTTACCATGGATCGCAAGGATCGATGCGTTTCAGCATTGGCTCTATGAAAACCCTGCGCATACTGCTGAGGAGCGTGGTGCAAAATGGATGGCGCTGGCAAATGAATACAGCACAGGTTTAATCGATTATTCAGGTTTAGAACAATTCCGTCCATACGAATGGCAACGTCAACTGCATTTGTTTGAAGTGCCGTTTTATTATATTGAATACGGTATTGCACAGCTTGGAGCAATTGGCTTATGGATGCAGTTCAAACGAAACCAGCAAGTGGCTTTACAGAATTATATCAATGCATTGAGCCTTGGCGGAACGAAAACATTGCCTCAATTGTATGAAGCAGCCGGACTGAAGTTCGACTTTTCACCGAGCCACATCAAAACCCTCATGGATTTTACAAAAACAGAAATGGATCATCTTAACTAA
- a CDS encoding Fur family transcriptional regulator: MSEAIKELLKKNHMSVTDSRLQILDMFYHAPGALAHADIEKKASDKIDRVTIYRTLQTFEEKGIIHTIPTADNSVKYALCKDQCAEGHHHDNHVHFVCEQCGKTICLDDVLVPEVKLPQGFQPHQSNMVVNGYCSDCRS, from the coding sequence ATGAGCGAAGCGATCAAAGAGTTGCTGAAAAAAAATCACATGAGTGTAACCGACAGCCGGTTGCAGATACTCGATATGTTTTATCATGCACCGGGCGCATTGGCGCATGCTGATATTGAAAAGAAGGCCAGCGATAAAATTGATCGTGTTACGATTTACCGCACTTTACAAACCTTTGAAGAAAAGGGCATCATTCATACAATTCCTACAGCTGATAATTCGGTGAAATATGCATTGTGTAAAGATCAGTGTGCAGAAGGCCATCATCACGATAACCATGTGCATTTTGTATGTGAACAATGCGGCAAAACCATTTGCTTAGACGATGTATTGGTGCCCGAAGTAAAATTGCCCCAGGGTTTTCAACCACACCAGAGTAATATGGTGGTGAATGGTTATTGCAGTGATTGCAGGAGCTGA